A stretch of Trichomycterus rosablanca isolate fTriRos1 chromosome 8, fTriRos1.hap1, whole genome shotgun sequence DNA encodes these proteins:
- the adat1 gene encoding tRNA-specific adenosine deaminase 1 isoform X3, whose amino-acid sequence MIVNYNLKNVCVRVYIYVCVCVVCVCVCVCVCVCVCVCVCVCVCVCVCVCRYLMEQMYEAVTEDKSSVFCRADRSGKWKIRPEVSFTFFCSHTPCGDASIIPMMDSQAQPCPPITTEVAVQRTNQDSGSRNRKRSAESEGGGVNKRPRAATEEEEPGADLGHRRAEPDWDGRVLDVHRTGAKCVPGEQSDPRGAGPDYHRAGVLRVKPGRGQPTLSLSCSDKLSRWCTLGFQGALLSHFLQGGVYFSAVVLGKCPYSPESMERAVTSRCVGVTDLPDGFAPHVPDLLQSGVEFVHGRSRTQQSHDASLQGRVVPCGAAISWCAVSSQPLDVTANGYKQGVTKKSLGTAQARSFISKVALFHYFLNLLESTHQSERPDSLRGKTLSTYRDYKEAADEYQQAWAALRAQVFTPWPQSPRELLHFT is encoded by the exons ATGATAGTTAATTACAATctgaaaaatgtgtgtgtgcgtgtgtatatatatgtgtgtgtatgtgtggtgtgtgtgtgtgtgtgtgtgtgtgtgtgtgtgtgtgtgtgtgtgtgtgtgtgtgtgtgtgtgtgtgtgtgtgtgtgtgtgtgtaggtatctGATGGAGCAGATGTATGAAGCCGTTACAGAAGATAAAAGTTCAGTTTTCTGTCGAGCTGATCGGAGCGGAAAATGGAAAATCAGACCTGAAGTTTCATTCACCTTCTTCTGCAGTCACACAccgt GTGGAGACGCCTCCATCATCCCCATGATGGACAGCCAGGCGCAGCCGTGTCCACCAATCACGACCGAGGTGGCCGTTCAGCGGACCAATCAGGACTCGGGAAGCAGGAACAGGAAGCGGAGTGCTGAGAGTGAAGGCGGTGGAGTGAACAAACGTCCCAGAGCCGCTACAGAGGAGGAGGAACCCGGCGCGGATCTGGGACACCGCCGGGCGGAGCCGGATTGGGACGGGCGGGTCCTCGACGTGCACCGCACCGGGGCGAAGTGCGTCCCCGGGGAGCAGAGTGACCCCCGGGGGGCGGGGCCggactaccacagagcgggGGTGCTGCGGGTGAAGCCGGGGCGTGGCCAGCCCACCCTGTCCCTCTCCTGCAGTGATAAACTGAGCCGCTGGTGCACGCTGGGCTTCCAGGGGGCGCTGCTGAGCCACTTCCTACAGGGGGGCGTGTACTTCAGCGCCGTGGTGCTGGGGAAGTGTCCCTACAGCCCAGAGAGCATGGAGAGAGCCGTCACCAG CAGGTGTGTTGGCGTGACGGATCTCCCGGATGGATTTGCTCCTCACGTCCCCGACCTGCTGCAGTCGGGTGTGGAGTTCGTACACGGACGCTCACGCACTCAGCAATCCCATGATGCCTCGCTGCAGGGCCGCGTGGTTCCGTGTGGAGCGG ctaTAAGTTGGTGCGCCGTCTCCTCCCAGCCTCTAGATGTCACCGCTAACGGCTACAAACAGGGAGTAACCAAGAAATCTCTGGGAACAGCTCAGGCTCG gtcattcatcagcaAGGTGGCGCTGTTTCACTACTTCCTCAATCTGCTGGAGTCAACTCACCAATCAGAGCGTCCGGATTCTCTCCG gggGAAGACGTTGAGCACGTACAGGGACTATAAAGAAGCGGCGGATGAATACCAGCAGGCGTGGGCTGCACTGCGCGCTCAGGTCTTCACACCGTGGCCTCAAAGTCCTCGAGAGCTTCTGCACTTCACCTAA
- the adat1 gene encoding tRNA-specific adenosine deaminase 1 isoform X2, with the protein MDEADEISRMCYEHYMSLPRRGKPEAGREWTQLAAVIQLTHTVQRKVVALGTGTKCIGRSAMSPKGDILNDSHAEVIARRSCVRYLMEQMYEAVTEDKSSVFCRADRSGKWKIRPEVSFTFFCSHTPCGDASIIPMMDSQAQPCPPITTEVAVQRTNQDSGSRNRKRSAESEGGGVNKRPRAATEEEEPGADLGHRRAEPDWDGRVLDVHRTGAKCVPGEQSDPRGAGPDYHRAGVLRVKPGRGQPTLSLSCSDKLSRWCTLGFQGALLSHFLQGGVYFSAVVLGKCPYSPESMERAVTRCVGVTDLPDGFAPHVPDLLQSGVEFVHGRSRTQQSHDASLQGRVVPCGAAISWCAVSSQPLDVTANGYKQGVTKKSLGTAQARSFISKVALFHYFLNLLESTHQSERPDSLRGKTLSTYRDYKEAADEYQQAWAALRAQVFTPWPQSPRELLHFT; encoded by the exons ATGGATGAGGCGGATGAAATATCCCGGATGTGCTATGAGCACTACATGTCGTTACCGAGGAGAGGGAAACCTGAAGCAGGCCGGGAGTGGACTCAACTAGCGGCGGTCATTCAGCTCACACACACCG TGCAGAGGAAGGTGGTGGCTCTGGGGACCGGCACCAAGTGTATCGGACGCTCCGCCATGAGTCCTAAAG gtgacaTTCTGAACGATAGTCATGCGGAGGTGATTGCACGTCGGAGCTGTGTACG gtatctGATGGAGCAGATGTATGAAGCCGTTACAGAAGATAAAAGTTCAGTTTTCTGTCGAGCTGATCGGAGCGGAAAATGGAAAATCAGACCTGAAGTTTCATTCACCTTCTTCTGCAGTCACACAccgt GTGGAGACGCCTCCATCATCCCCATGATGGACAGCCAGGCGCAGCCGTGTCCACCAATCACGACCGAGGTGGCCGTTCAGCGGACCAATCAGGACTCGGGAAGCAGGAACAGGAAGCGGAGTGCTGAGAGTGAAGGCGGTGGAGTGAACAAACGTCCCAGAGCCGCTACAGAGGAGGAGGAACCCGGCGCGGATCTGGGACACCGCCGGGCGGAGCCGGATTGGGACGGGCGGGTCCTCGACGTGCACCGCACCGGGGCGAAGTGCGTCCCCGGGGAGCAGAGTGACCCCCGGGGGGCGGGGCCggactaccacagagcgggGGTGCTGCGGGTGAAGCCGGGGCGTGGCCAGCCCACCCTGTCCCTCTCCTGCAGTGATAAACTGAGCCGCTGGTGCACGCTGGGCTTCCAGGGGGCGCTGCTGAGCCACTTCCTACAGGGGGGCGTGTACTTCAGCGCCGTGGTGCTGGGGAAGTGTCCCTACAGCCCAGAGAGCATGGAGAGAGCCGTCACCAG GTGTGTTGGCGTGACGGATCTCCCGGATGGATTTGCTCCTCACGTCCCCGACCTGCTGCAGTCGGGTGTGGAGTTCGTACACGGACGCTCACGCACTCAGCAATCCCATGATGCCTCGCTGCAGGGCCGCGTGGTTCCGTGTGGAGCGG ctaTAAGTTGGTGCGCCGTCTCCTCCCAGCCTCTAGATGTCACCGCTAACGGCTACAAACAGGGAGTAACCAAGAAATCTCTGGGAACAGCTCAGGCTCG gtcattcatcagcaAGGTGGCGCTGTTTCACTACTTCCTCAATCTGCTGGAGTCAACTCACCAATCAGAGCGTCCGGATTCTCTCCG gggGAAGACGTTGAGCACGTACAGGGACTATAAAGAAGCGGCGGATGAATACCAGCAGGCGTGGGCTGCACTGCGCGCTCAGGTCTTCACACCGTGGCCTCAAAGTCCTCGAGAGCTTCTGCACTTCACCTAA
- the adat1 gene encoding tRNA-specific adenosine deaminase 1 isoform X4: MEQMYEAVTEDKSSVFCRADRSGKWKIRPEVSFTFFCSHTPCGDASIIPMMDSQAQPCPPITTEVAVQRTNQDSGSRNRKRSAESEGGGVNKRPRAATEEEEPGADLGHRRAEPDWDGRVLDVHRTGAKCVPGEQSDPRGAGPDYHRAGVLRVKPGRGQPTLSLSCSDKLSRWCTLGFQGALLSHFLQGGVYFSAVVLGKCPYSPESMERAVTSRCVGVTDLPDGFAPHVPDLLQSGVEFVHGRSRTQQSHDASLQGRVVPCGAAISWCAVSSQPLDVTANGYKQGVTKKSLGTAQARSFISKVALFHYFLNLLESTHQSERPDSLRGKTLSTYRDYKEAADEYQQAWAALRAQVFTPWPQSPRELLHFT, encoded by the exons ATGGAGCAGATGTATGAAGCCGTTACAGAAGATAAAAGTTCAGTTTTCTGTCGAGCTGATCGGAGCGGAAAATGGAAAATCAGACCTGAAGTTTCATTCACCTTCTTCTGCAGTCACACAccgt GTGGAGACGCCTCCATCATCCCCATGATGGACAGCCAGGCGCAGCCGTGTCCACCAATCACGACCGAGGTGGCCGTTCAGCGGACCAATCAGGACTCGGGAAGCAGGAACAGGAAGCGGAGTGCTGAGAGTGAAGGCGGTGGAGTGAACAAACGTCCCAGAGCCGCTACAGAGGAGGAGGAACCCGGCGCGGATCTGGGACACCGCCGGGCGGAGCCGGATTGGGACGGGCGGGTCCTCGACGTGCACCGCACCGGGGCGAAGTGCGTCCCCGGGGAGCAGAGTGACCCCCGGGGGGCGGGGCCggactaccacagagcgggGGTGCTGCGGGTGAAGCCGGGGCGTGGCCAGCCCACCCTGTCCCTCTCCTGCAGTGATAAACTGAGCCGCTGGTGCACGCTGGGCTTCCAGGGGGCGCTGCTGAGCCACTTCCTACAGGGGGGCGTGTACTTCAGCGCCGTGGTGCTGGGGAAGTGTCCCTACAGCCCAGAGAGCATGGAGAGAGCCGTCACCAG CAGGTGTGTTGGCGTGACGGATCTCCCGGATGGATTTGCTCCTCACGTCCCCGACCTGCTGCAGTCGGGTGTGGAGTTCGTACACGGACGCTCACGCACTCAGCAATCCCATGATGCCTCGCTGCAGGGCCGCGTGGTTCCGTGTGGAGCGG ctaTAAGTTGGTGCGCCGTCTCCTCCCAGCCTCTAGATGTCACCGCTAACGGCTACAAACAGGGAGTAACCAAGAAATCTCTGGGAACAGCTCAGGCTCG gtcattcatcagcaAGGTGGCGCTGTTTCACTACTTCCTCAATCTGCTGGAGTCAACTCACCAATCAGAGCGTCCGGATTCTCTCCG gggGAAGACGTTGAGCACGTACAGGGACTATAAAGAAGCGGCGGATGAATACCAGCAGGCGTGGGCTGCACTGCGCGCTCAGGTCTTCACACCGTGGCCTCAAAGTCCTCGAGAGCTTCTGCACTTCACCTAA
- the adat1 gene encoding tRNA-specific adenosine deaminase 1 isoform X1, which yields MDEADEISRMCYEHYMSLPRRGKPEAGREWTQLAAVIQLTHTVQRKVVALGTGTKCIGRSAMSPKGDILNDSHAEVIARRSCVRYLMEQMYEAVTEDKSSVFCRADRSGKWKIRPEVSFTFFCSHTPCGDASIIPMMDSQAQPCPPITTEVAVQRTNQDSGSRNRKRSAESEGGGVNKRPRAATEEEEPGADLGHRRAEPDWDGRVLDVHRTGAKCVPGEQSDPRGAGPDYHRAGVLRVKPGRGQPTLSLSCSDKLSRWCTLGFQGALLSHFLQGGVYFSAVVLGKCPYSPESMERAVTSRCVGVTDLPDGFAPHVPDLLQSGVEFVHGRSRTQQSHDASLQGRVVPCGAAISWCAVSSQPLDVTANGYKQGVTKKSLGTAQARSFISKVALFHYFLNLLESTHQSERPDSLRGKTLSTYRDYKEAADEYQQAWAALRAQVFTPWPQSPRELLHFT from the exons ATGGATGAGGCGGATGAAATATCCCGGATGTGCTATGAGCACTACATGTCGTTACCGAGGAGAGGGAAACCTGAAGCAGGCCGGGAGTGGACTCAACTAGCGGCGGTCATTCAGCTCACACACACCG TGCAGAGGAAGGTGGTGGCTCTGGGGACCGGCACCAAGTGTATCGGACGCTCCGCCATGAGTCCTAAAG gtgacaTTCTGAACGATAGTCATGCGGAGGTGATTGCACGTCGGAGCTGTGTACG gtatctGATGGAGCAGATGTATGAAGCCGTTACAGAAGATAAAAGTTCAGTTTTCTGTCGAGCTGATCGGAGCGGAAAATGGAAAATCAGACCTGAAGTTTCATTCACCTTCTTCTGCAGTCACACAccgt GTGGAGACGCCTCCATCATCCCCATGATGGACAGCCAGGCGCAGCCGTGTCCACCAATCACGACCGAGGTGGCCGTTCAGCGGACCAATCAGGACTCGGGAAGCAGGAACAGGAAGCGGAGTGCTGAGAGTGAAGGCGGTGGAGTGAACAAACGTCCCAGAGCCGCTACAGAGGAGGAGGAACCCGGCGCGGATCTGGGACACCGCCGGGCGGAGCCGGATTGGGACGGGCGGGTCCTCGACGTGCACCGCACCGGGGCGAAGTGCGTCCCCGGGGAGCAGAGTGACCCCCGGGGGGCGGGGCCggactaccacagagcgggGGTGCTGCGGGTGAAGCCGGGGCGTGGCCAGCCCACCCTGTCCCTCTCCTGCAGTGATAAACTGAGCCGCTGGTGCACGCTGGGCTTCCAGGGGGCGCTGCTGAGCCACTTCCTACAGGGGGGCGTGTACTTCAGCGCCGTGGTGCTGGGGAAGTGTCCCTACAGCCCAGAGAGCATGGAGAGAGCCGTCACCAG CAGGTGTGTTGGCGTGACGGATCTCCCGGATGGATTTGCTCCTCACGTCCCCGACCTGCTGCAGTCGGGTGTGGAGTTCGTACACGGACGCTCACGCACTCAGCAATCCCATGATGCCTCGCTGCAGGGCCGCGTGGTTCCGTGTGGAGCGG ctaTAAGTTGGTGCGCCGTCTCCTCCCAGCCTCTAGATGTCACCGCTAACGGCTACAAACAGGGAGTAACCAAGAAATCTCTGGGAACAGCTCAGGCTCG gtcattcatcagcaAGGTGGCGCTGTTTCACTACTTCCTCAATCTGCTGGAGTCAACTCACCAATCAGAGCGTCCGGATTCTCTCCG gggGAAGACGTTGAGCACGTACAGGGACTATAAAGAAGCGGCGGATGAATACCAGCAGGCGTGGGCTGCACTGCGCGCTCAGGTCTTCACACCGTGGCCTCAAAGTCCTCGAGAGCTTCTGCACTTCACCTAA
- the gabarapl2 gene encoding gamma-aminobutyric acid receptor-associated protein-like 2 gives MKWMFKEDHSLEHRCVESAKIRNKYPDRVPVIVEKVSGSQIVDIDKRKYLVPSDITVAQFMWIIRKRIQLPSEKAIFLFVDKTVPQSSLTMGQLYEKEKDEDGFLYVAYSGENTFGS, from the exons ATGAAATGGATGTTTAAAGAAGATCATTCTCTCG AGCACCGGTGTGTGGAGTCGGCCAAGATCCGGAACAAATACCCCGACAGGGTTCCA GTGATCGTAGAGAAGGTGTCGGGCTCTCAGATCGTGGACATCGATAAGAGGAAGTACCTGGTACCATCTGACATCACGGTGGCTCAGTTCATGTGGATCATCAGGAAACGCATCCAGCTCCCGTCGGAGAAGGCCATCTTCCTGTTCGTGGATAAAACCGTCCCTCAGTCCAG tctgACTATGGGGCAGCTATATGAGAAGGAGAAGGACGAGGACGGCTTCCTGTACGTGGCCTACAGCGGAGAGAACACCTTCGGCTCCTAA